From one Vicia villosa cultivar HV-30 ecotype Madison, WI unplaced genomic scaffold, Vvil1.0 ctg.002056F_1_1, whole genome shotgun sequence genomic stretch:
- the LOC131637614 gene encoding rop guanine nucleotide exchange factor 3-like isoform X2, whose amino-acid sequence MEKSFNSGENSDVDYHPSRMSGESFGYCRVWTSSDASNFSDSVDDSSYASEPSPFPSPSPSRWRDVKPGLSRLGMKLRKHSVDDKVDDNDLLDSGEVEMMKERFAKLLLGEDMSGGGKGVSTAVTISNAITNLYATVFGQSLKLEPLNPEKKAMWKREMKVLLSVCDYIQEFAPTAQYLEDGTIVEMMKSRPRSDIYVNLPALQKLDTMLIEILESFEDTEFWYAENISATSPRLRAASFRKIVPRKDEKWWLPVPCVLPGGLSEKSRKHLTEKRDCANQIHKAAMAINSNILAEIDIPETYIDDLPKSGRGSLGDSIYHYMNTADMFSPDRLLDCLKISSEHEALDLADRVESSMYTWRRKACLSHSKSSWKEVKDLMDETDLEDKNFSLADRAEALLFCLKQRYPELSQTSLDACKIQYNRDVGKAVLESYSRVLEGLAFNIVAWIEDVLYVDKTMTNREV is encoded by the exons ATGGAGAAATCATTCAACTCTGGTGAAAATTCTGATGTGGATTATCATCCTTCGCGAATGAGTGGTGAGTCTTTTGGATACTGCCGTGTTTGGACAAGCTCGGACGCGTCAAATTTCTCTGACTCGGTAGATGATAGCAGCTATGCCAGTGAGCCTTCGCCTTTTCCTTCGCCTTCGCCTTCTCGGTGGAGGGATGTTAAACCTGGTCTCTCTAGGCTAGGAATGAAGTTGCGCAAGCATTCGGTCGATGATAAAGTTGATGACAATGATCTTTTGGATTCAG GTGAGGTTGAAATGATGAAGGAAAGATTCGCGAAACTTCTGCTAGGAGAAGACATGTCTGGTGGAGGAAAAGGTGTTAGCACAGCAGTTACAATCTCAAATGCCATTACCAATCTCTATG CAACGGTATTCGGACAAAGTTTAAAGTTGGAGCCACTGAATCCTGAGAAGAAAGCCATGTGGAAAAGAGAAATGAAGGTTCTTTTATCGGTGTGTGATTACATACAAGAATTCGCCCCAACTGCGCAATATTTAGAAGATGGCACAATTGTGGAG ATGATGAAAAGCAGACCGAGGTCAGATATCTATGTAAACCTCCCGGCACTGCAGAAGCTTGACACAATGCTTATA GAAATATTGGAATCTTTTGAAGATACTGAGTTCTGGTATGCAGAGAATATATCAGCAACTTCACCTCGTTTGCGCGCAGCCTCTTTTCGAAAGATTGTTCCAAGGAAAGACGAGAAATGGTGGTTGCCAGTTCCTTGTGTTCTCCCTGGCGGCCTCTCTGAGAAGTCAAGGAAACATCTTACCGAGAAAAGGGACTGTGCTAATCAAATTCACAAAGCCGCGATGGCGATAAACAGCAATATCCTCGCAGAAATAGATATTCCAGAAACATATATAGACGATCTTCCAAAG AGTGGAAGAGGGAGTCTAGGGGACTCGATATACCACTATATGAATACCGCAGACATGTTCTCACCTGACCGCCTTCTTGACTGTCTGAAAATAAGCTCTGAACATGAAGCACTTGATTTAGCAGACAGGGTTGAATCGTCGATGTATACATGGAGACGTAAAGCTTGTCTTAGCCATTCAAAGTCGTCATGGAAAGAAGTAAAAGATCTCATGGATGAAACAGATTTGGAAGACAAAAACTTTAGTTTAGCTGATAGAGCTGAAGCTTTGCTGTTTTGCCTCAAGCAAAGATATCCTGAACTTTCGCAAACTTCTTTGGATGCATGCAAAATCCAATACAATCGG GATGTGGGAAAAGCGGTACTAGAAAGCTATTCAAGGGTTTTAGAAGGCCTAGcgttcaacattgttgcttggattgaagatgttctttatgtagATAAGACTATGACGAATCGAGAAGTCTAG
- the LOC131637614 gene encoding rop guanine nucleotide exchange factor 3-like isoform X1, with the protein MEKSFNSGENSDVDYHPSRMSGESFGYCRVWTSSDASNFSDSVDDSSYASEPSPFPSPSPSRWRDVKPGLSRLGMKLRKHSVDDKVDDNDLLDSGEVEMMKERFAKLLLGEDMSGGGKGVSTAVTISNAITNLYATVFGQSLKLEPLNPEKKAMWKREMKVLLSVCDYIQEFAPTAQYLEDGTIVEMMKSRPRSDIYVNLPALQKLDTMLIEILESFEDTEFWYAENISATSPRLRAASFRKIVPRKDEKWWLPVPCVLPGGLSEKSRKHLTEKRDCANQIHKAAMAINSNILAEIDIPETYIDDLPKLKFYCQVIDESFKCDPIRQMSWNLSSNLMGFLWKPIIAAETCRNRDDIISYKSGRGSLGDSIYHYMNTADMFSPDRLLDCLKISSEHEALDLADRVESSMYTWRRKACLSHSKSSWKEVKDLMDETDLEDKNFSLADRAEALLFCLKQRYPELSQTSLDACKIQYNRDVGKAVLESYSRVLEGLAFNIVAWIEDVLYVDKTMTNREV; encoded by the exons ATGGAGAAATCATTCAACTCTGGTGAAAATTCTGATGTGGATTATCATCCTTCGCGAATGAGTGGTGAGTCTTTTGGATACTGCCGTGTTTGGACAAGCTCGGACGCGTCAAATTTCTCTGACTCGGTAGATGATAGCAGCTATGCCAGTGAGCCTTCGCCTTTTCCTTCGCCTTCGCCTTCTCGGTGGAGGGATGTTAAACCTGGTCTCTCTAGGCTAGGAATGAAGTTGCGCAAGCATTCGGTCGATGATAAAGTTGATGACAATGATCTTTTGGATTCAG GTGAGGTTGAAATGATGAAGGAAAGATTCGCGAAACTTCTGCTAGGAGAAGACATGTCTGGTGGAGGAAAAGGTGTTAGCACAGCAGTTACAATCTCAAATGCCATTACCAATCTCTATG CAACGGTATTCGGACAAAGTTTAAAGTTGGAGCCACTGAATCCTGAGAAGAAAGCCATGTGGAAAAGAGAAATGAAGGTTCTTTTATCGGTGTGTGATTACATACAAGAATTCGCCCCAACTGCGCAATATTTAGAAGATGGCACAATTGTGGAG ATGATGAAAAGCAGACCGAGGTCAGATATCTATGTAAACCTCCCGGCACTGCAGAAGCTTGACACAATGCTTATA GAAATATTGGAATCTTTTGAAGATACTGAGTTCTGGTATGCAGAGAATATATCAGCAACTTCACCTCGTTTGCGCGCAGCCTCTTTTCGAAAGATTGTTCCAAGGAAAGACGAGAAATGGTGGTTGCCAGTTCCTTGTGTTCTCCCTGGCGGCCTCTCTGAGAAGTCAAGGAAACATCTTACCGAGAAAAGGGACTGTGCTAATCAAATTCACAAAGCCGCGATGGCGATAAACAGCAATATCCTCGCAGAAATAGATATTCCAGAAACATATATAGACGATCTTCCAAAG CTGAAATTCTATTGCCAAGTGATTGACGAATCCTTTAAATGTGACCCTATAAGGCAAATGTCTTGGAATTTATCATCAAATTTGATGGGCTTTTTATGGAAGCCAATAATAGCAGCTGAGACTTGTAGAAATCGGGACGATATAATTTCGTATAAG AGTGGAAGAGGGAGTCTAGGGGACTCGATATACCACTATATGAATACCGCAGACATGTTCTCACCTGACCGCCTTCTTGACTGTCTGAAAATAAGCTCTGAACATGAAGCACTTGATTTAGCAGACAGGGTTGAATCGTCGATGTATACATGGAGACGTAAAGCTTGTCTTAGCCATTCAAAGTCGTCATGGAAAGAAGTAAAAGATCTCATGGATGAAACAGATTTGGAAGACAAAAACTTTAGTTTAGCTGATAGAGCTGAAGCTTTGCTGTTTTGCCTCAAGCAAAGATATCCTGAACTTTCGCAAACTTCTTTGGATGCATGCAAAATCCAATACAATCGG GATGTGGGAAAAGCGGTACTAGAAAGCTATTCAAGGGTTTTAGAAGGCCTAGcgttcaacattgttgcttggattgaagatgttctttatgtagATAAGACTATGACGAATCGAGAAGTCTAG